In Xyrauchen texanus isolate HMW12.3.18 chromosome 32, RBS_HiC_50CHRs, whole genome shotgun sequence, the following proteins share a genomic window:
- the afmid gene encoding kynurenine formamidase: protein MNKTYRTPMNKDELERQYSPSRWSHRMSADDVIKAHVAALKSGTEKARAVTQTLLDVPYGDGDGEKLDVYVPSSSSPDLPLVIYLHGGYWQFLSKDESGFLAVPLVQKGVVVVAVGYSIAPKGNMDLMVSQVRRSVVSVIQQYSHISGLYLCGHSAGAHLAAMVLSTDWSQYDISPQIKGAFLVSGIYDLQPILSTYVNEPLKMTEDVALRNSPSRLLSQLSSSSCHIVIAVAQNDSPEFRKQSQEYFKDLESAGLKVSYEDVPDTDHFSIIEQLVDEKYHLTKLLLKMMGRS from the exons ATGAACAAGACCTACCGGACGCCAATGAACAAAGAT GAGTTGGAGCGGCAGTACTCACCAAGCCGCTGGTCGCACAGGATGTCTGCTGATGACGTCATCAAAGCCCATGTGGCAGCGTTAAAATCAG GTACGGAGAAGGCGCGTGCCGTCACTCAGACTTTGCTTGATGTTCCATACGGTGATGGTGACGGTGAGAAACTGGACGTTTATGTCCCCAGCAGCTCTTCTCCAG ATCTCCCACTGGTGATTTACCTGCATGGAGGATACTGGCAGTTTCTCAG TAAGGACGAGTCTGGATTCCTGGCCGTCCCATTGGTGCAGAAAGGTGTGGTGGTGGTCGCCGTGGGTTACAGTATTGCCCCCAAAG GAAATATGGATTTGATGGTGTCGCAGGTGCGGAGAAGCGTGGTGTCTGTTATTCAACAGTATTCACACATCAG tggTCTTTACCTGTGCGGTCACTCGGCAGGTGCACACCTGGCTGCTATGGTCCTGTCCACTGATTGGTCTCAGTACGACATTTCCCCCCAGATTAAAG GTGCGTTTCTGGTTAGTGGCATTTACGACCTGCAGCCGATTCTCTCCACCTATGTGAACGAGCCCCTGAAGATGACCGA GGACGTGGCGTTACGGAACAGCCCCAGTCGCCTGCTGTCACAGCTCTCGTCCTCTTCCTGTCACATCGTGATCGCTGTAGCTCAGAACGACTCGCCGGAGTTCCGCAAACAGTCCCAGGAATATTTCAAA GATTTGGAATCCGCCGGACTCAAAGTCTCTTATGAGGACGTCCCAGACACAGATCACTTCAGCATCATAGAGCAACTCGTAGATGAGAAGTATCACCTCACTAAG CTCCTGCTAAAGATGATGGGGAGAAGCTGA